The following proteins are encoded in a genomic region of Oryctolagus cuniculus chromosome 6, mOryCun1.1, whole genome shotgun sequence:
- the EIF4EBP3 gene encoding eukaryotic translation initiation factor 4E-binding protein 3 codes for MSTSTNCPIPEGRDWLPSCYSTTPRGTLYAATPGGTRTIYDRKFLLECKNSPIARTPPCCLPQIPGVTTPPTAPPFKLEELKEQKETEEEILDDAQFEMDN; via the exons ATGTCCACATCCACAAACTGTCCGATTCCTGAGGGCAGGGACTGGCTGCCCAGCTGCTACAGCACCACGCCACGGGGCACGCTATACGCCGCTACCCCAGGAG GCACCAGGACCATCTACGACCGAAAGTTCCTGCTGGAGTGCAAGAACTCACCCATTGCCCGGACACCCCCTTGCTGCCTCCCTCAGATTCCCGGGGTCACAACTCCTCCAACAGCCCCACCCTTCAAGCTAGAGGAGCTGAAGGAgcagaaggagacagaggaagagatactCG atgaCGCACAATTTGAAATGGACAACTAA
- the SRA1 gene encoding steroid receptor RNA activator 1, producing the protein MTCCLAGRAEVEMAELYVKPGNKERGWNDPPQFSYGLQTQTGGPKRTPLTKRVAAPQDGSPRVPTSELSPGHPPVGPPPPSKAPGPPPVESCPSSCVVPTSSPVIEPEALLEDVLRPLEQALKDCHGHTRKQLCDDISRRLVLLREQWAGGKLSVPVKKRMALLVQELSSRQWDAADDIHRSLMVDHVTEVSQWMVGVKRLIAEKRSLSSEEAAKEEKSAAATENETMSGLQQAP; encoded by the exons ATGACGTGTTGCCTCGCTGGCCGTGCGGAAGTGGAGATGGCGGAGCTCTACGTGAAGCCGG GCAACAAGGAGCGTGGATGGAACGACCCCCCGCAGTTCTCCTACGGGCTGCAGACCCAGACTGGCGGACCCAAGCGCACGCCGCTCACCAAGAGGGTTGCAGCCCCGCAGGATGGATCCCCCAGAG TCCCCACATCAGAGCTATCTCCGGGGCATCCCCCAGTTGGGCCTCCACCTCCGAGTAAGGCTCCcgggcctccacctgtggagaGCTGTCCTTCCTCTTGTGTGGTGCCCACAAGTTCCCCAGTCATTGAGCCTGAGGCCCTGTTGGAGGATGTGCTGAGACCTTTGGAACAGGCACTGAAGGACTGTCATGGCCACACAAGG AAGCAGCTATGTGATGACATCAGCCGACGCCTGGTACTGCTACGGGAACAGTGGGCTGGAGGGAAGCTGTCAGTGCCGGTAAAGAAGAGGATGGCTCTGCTGGTGCAAG AGCTTTCAAGCCGCCagtgggatgcagcagatgacaTCCACCGCTCACTCATGGTTGACCATGTGACTGAAGTCAGTCAGTGGATGGTGGGAGTTAAAAGATTAATTGCAGAAAAAAGGAGTTTATCTTCAGAGGAGGCTGCCAAAGAAGAGAAATCAGCAGCTGCAACCGAGAATGAGACCATGTCAGGCCTTCAACAAGCTCCATAA
- the APBB3 gene encoding amyloid-beta A4 precursor protein-binding family B member 3 isoform X2, with protein MLGKDYMLAIILVNCDDDLWGDQNLEGEPGLPPGWRKIRDAAGTYYWHVPSGSTQWQRPTWELGDAEDPGKGSERIWGLRPPKGRSFSSLESSLDRSPLSWYGEESYIQSLEPGAKCFAVRSLGWVEVPEEDLAPGKSSIAVNNCIQQLAQTRSRSQPPDSAWGEGQNMLMILKKDAMSLVNPLDHSLIHCQPLVHIRVWGVGSSKGRDFAFVAGDKDSCMLKCHVFRCDVPAKAIASALHGLCAQILSERVGVSNDGSCCSLDPISPEDLPRQVELLDAVSQAAQKYEALYIGTLPVPKAMGMDVLNEAIGTLTVRGDRSTWVPAMISVSDSLMTAHPIQAEARAEEEPLWQCPVRLVTFIGVGRDPHTFGLIADLGHQSFQCAAFWCQPHAGGLSEAVQAACMVQYQKCLVASAARGKAWGAQARARLRLKRTSSMDSPGGPPPLPLLKGGVGGAGAAPRKRGVFSFLEAFRLKPSLLHMS; from the exons ATGTTGGGCAAGGATTACATGCTGGCCATCATTCTGGTCAACTGCGACG ATGACTTGTGGGGGGACCAGAATCTGGAGGGGGAACCAGGCCTGCCCCCTGGCTGGAGGAAAATCCGCGATGCTGCTGGTACTTATTATTGGCATGTACCCAGCGGTAGCACCCAGTGGCAGCGCCCAACCTGGGAATTAGGAGATGCAGAGGACCCAGGCAAG GGGTCGGAAAGGATTTGGGGACTGCGCCCCCCGAAAGGACGATCCTTCTCCAGCCTGGAGAGCTCACTGGACCGAAG CCCTCTGTCTTGGTATGGTGAAGAATCCTacatccaaagcctggagccaggagcaaag TGCTTTGCCGTCCGCTCTCTGGGATGGGTAGAGGTACCCGAAGAGGACCTGGCCCCTGGGAAGAGCAGTATTGCAGTTAATAACTGCATCCAGCAGCTGGCTCAGACCCGCAGCCGCAGCCAGCCTCCAGACAGTGCCTGGGGCGAG ggccagaacatGCTGATGATCCTGAAGAAGGACGCTATGAGCCTGGTGAATCCACTGGACCACAGTTTGATCCACTGCCAGCCTCTGGTGCACATCCGTGTGTGGGGCGTGGGCAGCTCCAAGGGTCG ggACTTCGCTTTTGTGGCGGGTGACAAAGACAGCTGTATGCTCAAATGTCATGTATTCCGCTGTGATGTCCCTGCCAAGGCCATTGCCAGTGCCCTACATGGTCTCTGCGCCCAG ATCCTGTCAGAGCGAGTAGGGGTCAGTAATGATGGCTCTTGCTGCTCCCTGGACCCCATTTCTCCTGAAGACCTACCGCGGCAAG TGGAGCTGTTGGATGCGGTGAGCCAGGCTGCTCAGAAGTATGAGGCACTGTACATTGGGACCCTGCCAGTCCCCAAAGCCATGG GCATGGACGTGCTGAACGAGGCCATTGGTACCCTCACCGTCCGGGGGGACCGGAGCACCTGGGTGCCTGCCATGATCAGTGTATCTGATTCTCTCATGACTGCACATCCCATTCAG GCAGAGGCCCGTGCAGAGGAGGAACCACTGTGGCAATGCCCTGTGCGCCTCGTGACCTTCATTGGTGTTGGCCGTGACCCACACACCTTCGGCCTCATCGCCGACCTGGGCCATCAGAGTTTCCAGTGTGCAGCCTtctggtgccagccccatgccgGGGGACTCTCCGAAGCTGTGCAGGCTGCCTGTATG GTTCAGTACCAGAAGTGTCTTGTGGCCTCTGCAGCTCGAGGCAAGGCCTGGGGTGCTCAGGCCCGTGCCCGCCTGCGGCTCAAGCGGACCAGCTCCATGGACTCCCCAGGAGGCCCCCCACCACTCCCCCTGCTCAAAGGAGGGGTTGGGGGTGCAGGAGCAGCACCTCGAAAGCGGGGTGTCTTCTCTTTTCTTGAGGCCTTCAGGCTGAAACCTTCTCTGCTCCATATGTCCTAA
- the APBB3 gene encoding amyloid-beta A4 precursor protein-binding family B member 3 isoform X3, with protein MLGKDYMLAIILVNCDDDLWGDQNLEGEPGLPPGWRKIRDAAGTYYWHVPSGSTQWQRPTWELGDAEDPGKGSERIWGLRPPKGRSFSSLESSLDRSSPLSWYGEESYIQSLEPGAKCFAVRSLGWVEVPEEDLAPGKSSIAVNNCIQQLAQTRSRSQPPDSAWGEGQNMLMILKKDAMSLVNPLDHSLIHCQPLVHIRVWGVGSSKGRDRDFAFVAGDKDSCMLKCHVFRCDVPAKAIASALHGLCAQILSERVGVSNDGSCCSLDPISPEDLPRQVELLDAVSQAAQKYEALYIGTLPVPKAMGMDVLNEAIGTLTVRGDRSTWVPAMISVSDSLMTAHPIQAEARAEEEPLWQCPVRLVTFIGVGRDPHTFGLIADLGHQSFQCAAFWCQPHAGGLSEAVQAACMVQYQKCLVASAARGKAWGAQARARLRLKRTSSMDSPGGPPPLPLLKGGVGGAGAAPRKRGVFSFLEAFRLKPSLLHMS; from the exons ATGTTGGGCAAGGATTACATGCTGGCCATCATTCTGGTCAACTGCGACG ATGACTTGTGGGGGGACCAGAATCTGGAGGGGGAACCAGGCCTGCCCCCTGGCTGGAGGAAAATCCGCGATGCTGCTGGTACTTATTATTGGCATGTACCCAGCGGTAGCACCCAGTGGCAGCGCCCAACCTGGGAATTAGGAGATGCAGAGGACCCAGGCAAG GGGTCGGAAAGGATTTGGGGACTGCGCCCCCCGAAAGGACGATCCTTCTCCAGCCTGGAGAGCTCACTGGACCGAAG TAGCCCTCTGTCTTGGTATGGTGAAGAATCCTacatccaaagcctggagccaggagcaaag TGCTTTGCCGTCCGCTCTCTGGGATGGGTAGAGGTACCCGAAGAGGACCTGGCCCCTGGGAAGAGCAGTATTGCAGTTAATAACTGCATCCAGCAGCTGGCTCAGACCCGCAGCCGCAGCCAGCCTCCAGACAGTGCCTGGGGCGAG ggccagaacatGCTGATGATCCTGAAGAAGGACGCTATGAGCCTGGTGAATCCACTGGACCACAGTTTGATCCACTGCCAGCCTCTGGTGCACATCCGTGTGTGGGGCGTGGGCAGCTCCAAGGGTCG TGACAG ggACTTCGCTTTTGTGGCGGGTGACAAAGACAGCTGTATGCTCAAATGTCATGTATTCCGCTGTGATGTCCCTGCCAAGGCCATTGCCAGTGCCCTACATGGTCTCTGCGCCCAG ATCCTGTCAGAGCGAGTAGGGGTCAGTAATGATGGCTCTTGCTGCTCCCTGGACCCCATTTCTCCTGAAGACCTACCGCGGCAAG TGGAGCTGTTGGATGCGGTGAGCCAGGCTGCTCAGAAGTATGAGGCACTGTACATTGGGACCCTGCCAGTCCCCAAAGCCATGG GCATGGACGTGCTGAACGAGGCCATTGGTACCCTCACCGTCCGGGGGGACCGGAGCACCTGGGTGCCTGCCATGATCAGTGTATCTGATTCTCTCATGACTGCACATCCCATTCAG GCAGAGGCCCGTGCAGAGGAGGAACCACTGTGGCAATGCCCTGTGCGCCTCGTGACCTTCATTGGTGTTGGCCGTGACCCACACACCTTCGGCCTCATCGCCGACCTGGGCCATCAGAGTTTCCAGTGTGCAGCCTtctggtgccagccccatgccgGGGGACTCTCCGAAGCTGTGCAGGCTGCCTGTATG GTTCAGTACCAGAAGTGTCTTGTGGCCTCTGCAGCTCGAGGCAAGGCCTGGGGTGCTCAGGCCCGTGCCCGCCTGCGGCTCAAGCGGACCAGCTCCATGGACTCCCCAGGAGGCCCCCCACCACTCCCCCTGCTCAAAGGAGGGGTTGGGGGTGCAGGAGCAGCACCTCGAAAGCGGGGTGTCTTCTCTTTTCTTGAGGCCTTCAGGCTGAAACCTTCTCTGCTCCATATGTCCTAA
- the APBB3 gene encoding amyloid-beta A4 precursor protein-binding family B member 3 isoform X1 codes for MLGKDYMLAIILVNCDDDLWGDQNLEGEPGLPPGWRKIRDAAGTYYWHVPSGSTQWQRPTWELGDAEDPGKGSERIWGLRPPKGRSFSSLESSLDRSSPLSWYGEESYIQSLEPGAKCFAVRSLGWVEVPEEDLAPGKSSIAVNNCIQQLAQTRSRSQPPDSAWGEGQNMLMILKKDAMSLVNPLDHSLIHCQPLVHIRVWGVGSSKGRDFAFVAGDKDSCMLKCHVFRCDVPAKAIASALHGLCAQILSERVGVSNDGSCCSLDPISPEDLPRQVELLDAVSQAAQKYEALYIGTLPVPKAMGMDVLNEAIGTLTVRGDRSTWVPAMISVSDSLMTAHPIQAEARAEEEPLWQCPVRLVTFIGVGRDPHTFGLIADLGHQSFQCAAFWCQPHAGGLSEAVQAACMVQYQKCLVASAARGKAWGAQARARLRLKRTSSMDSPGGPPPLPLLKGGVGGAGAAPRKRGVFSFLEAFRLKPSLLHMS; via the exons ATGTTGGGCAAGGATTACATGCTGGCCATCATTCTGGTCAACTGCGACG ATGACTTGTGGGGGGACCAGAATCTGGAGGGGGAACCAGGCCTGCCCCCTGGCTGGAGGAAAATCCGCGATGCTGCTGGTACTTATTATTGGCATGTACCCAGCGGTAGCACCCAGTGGCAGCGCCCAACCTGGGAATTAGGAGATGCAGAGGACCCAGGCAAG GGGTCGGAAAGGATTTGGGGACTGCGCCCCCCGAAAGGACGATCCTTCTCCAGCCTGGAGAGCTCACTGGACCGAAG TAGCCCTCTGTCTTGGTATGGTGAAGAATCCTacatccaaagcctggagccaggagcaaag TGCTTTGCCGTCCGCTCTCTGGGATGGGTAGAGGTACCCGAAGAGGACCTGGCCCCTGGGAAGAGCAGTATTGCAGTTAATAACTGCATCCAGCAGCTGGCTCAGACCCGCAGCCGCAGCCAGCCTCCAGACAGTGCCTGGGGCGAG ggccagaacatGCTGATGATCCTGAAGAAGGACGCTATGAGCCTGGTGAATCCACTGGACCACAGTTTGATCCACTGCCAGCCTCTGGTGCACATCCGTGTGTGGGGCGTGGGCAGCTCCAAGGGTCG ggACTTCGCTTTTGTGGCGGGTGACAAAGACAGCTGTATGCTCAAATGTCATGTATTCCGCTGTGATGTCCCTGCCAAGGCCATTGCCAGTGCCCTACATGGTCTCTGCGCCCAG ATCCTGTCAGAGCGAGTAGGGGTCAGTAATGATGGCTCTTGCTGCTCCCTGGACCCCATTTCTCCTGAAGACCTACCGCGGCAAG TGGAGCTGTTGGATGCGGTGAGCCAGGCTGCTCAGAAGTATGAGGCACTGTACATTGGGACCCTGCCAGTCCCCAAAGCCATGG GCATGGACGTGCTGAACGAGGCCATTGGTACCCTCACCGTCCGGGGGGACCGGAGCACCTGGGTGCCTGCCATGATCAGTGTATCTGATTCTCTCATGACTGCACATCCCATTCAG GCAGAGGCCCGTGCAGAGGAGGAACCACTGTGGCAATGCCCTGTGCGCCTCGTGACCTTCATTGGTGTTGGCCGTGACCCACACACCTTCGGCCTCATCGCCGACCTGGGCCATCAGAGTTTCCAGTGTGCAGCCTtctggtgccagccccatgccgGGGGACTCTCCGAAGCTGTGCAGGCTGCCTGTATG GTTCAGTACCAGAAGTGTCTTGTGGCCTCTGCAGCTCGAGGCAAGGCCTGGGGTGCTCAGGCCCGTGCCCGCCTGCGGCTCAAGCGGACCAGCTCCATGGACTCCCCAGGAGGCCCCCCACCACTCCCCCTGCTCAAAGGAGGGGTTGGGGGTGCAGGAGCAGCACCTCGAAAGCGGGGTGTCTTCTCTTTTCTTGAGGCCTTCAGGCTGAAACCTTCTCTGCTCCATATGTCCTAA
- the LOC127482780 gene encoding SLC35A4 upstream open reading frame protein isoform X2: MADDKDSVSKLKDLTFLKNQLESLQRRVESEVNSGVSQDGSLLSSPFLKGFLAGYVVAKLRASAVLGFVVGTCTGIYTAQAYAVPNVEKTLRDYFRSLRKGPD; the protein is encoded by the exons ATGGCGGATGACAAG GATTCTGTATCCAAGCTTAAGGACCTGACATTCCTCAAAAACCAGCTGGAAAGCCTACAGCGACGTGTGGAAAGTGAGGTCAACAGTGGCGTGAGTCAG GATGGCTCACTCTTGTCCTCCCCATTCCTCAAGGGATTCCTGGCTGGCTATGTGGTAGCCAAACTGAGGGCGTCAGCCGTATTGGGCTTTGTTGTGGGCACCTGCACTGGCATCTACACAGCTCAGGCATATGCTGTGCCCAACGTGGAGAAGACATTGAGGGACTATTTTCGGTCACTGCGTAAGGGGCCAGACTAG
- the SLC35A4 gene encoding probable UDP-sugar transporter protein SLC35A4: MSVEDGGMPSLGRPRQARWILMLLLSTAMYGAHAPLLALCHVDGRVPFRPSSAVLLTELTKLLLCAFALLVGWQTWPPGGPPWRQAAPFALSALLYGANNNLVIYLQRYMDPSTYQVLSNLKIGSTALFYCLCLRHRLSARQGLALLLLMAAGACYAAGGLQEPRNPLPETPRVAAASPMPLHITPLGLLLLVLYCLISGLSSVYTELLMKRQRLPLALQNLFLYTFGVLLNLGLHVGGGSGPGFLEGFSGWAVLVVLSQALSGLLMSAVMKHGSSITRLFVVSCSLVVNAVLSAALLQLQLTAAFFLATLLIGLAVHLYYGSR, encoded by the coding sequence ATGAGTGTAGAGGACGGGGGTATGCCAAGCCTGGGCCGTCCACGGCAGGCCCGCTGGATCCTGATGCTACTCCTGTCCACTGCCATGTATGGTGCCCATGCCCCGTTGCTGGCACTGTGTCACGTAGACGGCCGAGTGCCTTTCCGGCCCTCTTCAGCCGTGCTGTTGACGGAACTTACAAAGCTGCTGCTGTGCGCCTTCGCCCTCCTGGTGGGTTGGCAAACATGGCCCCCAGGAGGCCCACCCTGGCGCCAGGCTGCTCCCTTCGCACTATCAGCCCTCCTGTATGGCGCTAACAACAACCTGGTGATCTATCTTCAGCGTTACATGGACCCCAGCACCTACCAGGTGCTGAGCAATCTCAAGATCGGAAGCACAGCCCTGTTctactgcctgtgcctccggcaCCGCCTCTCCGCACGCCAAGGGTTAGCACTGCTGCTGCTGATGGCAGCAGGGGCCTGCTATGCAGCAGGTGGTCTTCAGGAGCCTAGGAACCCTCTTCCCGAGACCCCTCGAGTAGCTGCTGCCAGCCCCATGCCCCTGCATATCACTCCACTCGGACTGCTGCTCCTCGTCCTGTACTGCCTCATCTCGGGCTTGTCATCTGTGTACACCGAGCTACTCATGAAGCGACAGCGGCTGCCCCTGGCACTTCAGAACCTCTTCCTCTACACTTTTGGTGTGCTCCTGAACCTAGGTCTGCATGTGGGCGGTGGCTCCGGCCCAGGATTCCTGGAAGGTTTTTCAGGATGGGCAGTGCTGGTGGTGCTGAGCCAGGCGCTCAGCGGCCTGCTCATGTCAGCTGTCATGAAGCACGGCAGCAGCATCACGCGCCTCTTTGTTGTGTCCTGCTCGCTGGTGGTCAACGCCGTGCTCTCGGCGGCcctcctgcagctgcagctcACAGCCGCCTTCTTCCTGGCCACACTGCTCATCGGCCTGGCTGTGCACCTGTACTATGGCAGCCGCTAG
- the LOC100346180 gene encoding plectin: MECGKQAGTGAGLGQATLPAPGALTVSPQPPAMLTVVVEVELSRDSGSGTCGPTLLPEGLRSLRLHQQGTLETQEAEQELLARVQATLGSVSQGYSVALLLRGRETEAPRLVPQLLHLLFEEAQPLSHSDPVLTTLSLVQLSPSGRTRDLLSPATENLSVLDVAPLGLVGEGASEVAVSDSRAASELYLQATAGEGRDCPLLQVLAGEVTGEEVEGCLPWIVSRLLEGNNYSGLLLRLDPQGSSLSLLQAALLGASERRTQAKQVRPTLWDAVEEARVRRAGLKTLRLGLLGDTLTESRLSQLGKALRELQVVKAWSQPLRSQTFQRARAEAGGLPEPQVKGEPLKYFNQGRQQCSYISAARTATLRSGLHPQHPLGDTEEQAQKAPDVALQFFLAQARRQRLREQHQIRIQEELKRLEQEEKEVASEQDKDLVTEEEACEARRRWRREQTVLRLQLDALQAERDSAEQDLAALYDLHVRAAQAQTCHMLQVFRAWQRLWEEKAMTTERHHRSLLAGVLQDNIKLATQNQELQAQNWQFQQGTD, from the exons ATGGAGTGTGGAAAGCAGGCAGGCACGGGcgcaggtttgggccaggccactCTGCCCGCTCCAGGGGCCCTCACTgtctccccccagccccctgccatgCTGACCGTGGtggtggaagtggagctgagcaGGGATTCAG GCTCTGGGACCTGTGGCCCCACCCTCCTTCCAGAGGGGCTCAGGAGCCTCCGTCTGCATCAGCAGGGGACTCTGGAGACTCAG gaggcagagcaggagctGCTGGCACGAGTCCAGGCCACCCTGGGCTCCGTGAGCCAAGGGTACAGTGTGGCCCTGCTGCTCCGTGGCCGGGAAACCGAGGCACCCCGACTTGTGCCTCAG ctgctgcacctgctgtttgAAGAAGCTCAGCCACTCAGCCACTCAGATCCTGTGCTCACTACTCTTAGCTTGGTGCAG ctcagccccagcggGAGGACCAGGGACCTGCTCTCCCCAGCAACAGAGAACCTATCAGTGCTGGACGTGGCCCCTCTGGGCTT GGTGGGGGAAGGTGCCAGTGAAGTGGCGGTGTCTGACTCGAGGGCTGCCTCGGAACTGTACttgcaggccacagctggggAAGGCAG AGACTGCCCCCTGCTGCAGGTACTGGCTGGTGAGGTGACTGGTGAGGAGGTGGAGGGCTGTCTGCCCTGGATTGTCTCAAGGCTCCTGGAAGGAAACAACTACAGTGGCCTACTTCTTCGCCTGGACCCCCAAG GCAGCTCTTTGAGCTTGCTCCAGGCTGCTTTGTTGGGGGCCTCGGAAAGGAGGACGCAGGCAAAACAGGTGAGGCCCACCCTGTGGGATGCAGTAGAAGAGGCCAGGGTccgcagggctgggctgaagactCTGCGTTTAGGCCTCCTTGGGGACACACTGACGGAGAGCCGGCTTAGCCAGCTGGGCAAGGCCCTGCGGGAACTACAG GTGGTAAAAGCCTGGAGTCAGCCCCTGAGAAGCCAGACATTccaaagggccagagctgaggctggggggCTCCCAGAACCACAG GTCAAAGGCGAACCACTGAAGTATTTTAACCAGGGAAGACAACAATGTTCCTACATTTCAG CAGCAAGAACAGCAACTCTACGATCTGGGCTCCACCCACAGCACCCTCTTGGGGACACTGAGGAACAG GCCCAAAAGGCCCCAGATGTGGCCTTGCAGTTCTTCCTGGCCCAGGCTCGGAGGCAGAGACTACGAGAGCAGCACCAAATTCGGATCCAAGAGGAGCTGAAGCGTTTGGAACaagaggagaaggaggtggcAAGTGAACAGGACAAAGACCTGGTGACTGAAGAGGAG GCCTGCGAGGCGAGGCGGAGGTGGCGCCGGGAGCAGACAGTGCTGAGGCTCCAGCTGGATGCCCTGCAGGCAGAGCGGGACAGCGCAGAGCAGGACCTGGCAGCTCTCTATGACCTGCACGTGCGGGCCGCCCAAGCTCAGACATGCCACATGTTGCAG GTATTCCGAGCCTGGCAGAGGCTGTGGGAGGAGAAGGCCATGACTACAGAGCGCCATCATCGCAGCCTGCTGGCTGGTGTCCTGCAAGACAACATCAAGCTGGCCACACAGAACCAGGAGCTCCAAGCCCAGAACTGGCAGTTCCAGCAGGGAACAGACTAG